CCACGTCACCCTGATGAACGTGCTGCGCATGGGCTGCGCCCTGGAACCCTACCTGCGCACCTACACCGCCGAGATCGAGCCCAAGCACATCCTCGACTTCCTGCTGTTCGACGAGGACTTCCCGCGCTCCATCCGCTTCGCGACCGCCCGTATCGAGGAATCCATGGCCGACATCGCCAGCCACGTCGCCTTCGGTGGACGCGGCCGGCCCGAACGCCTGGCCGGCCGGCTCAGCTCGCGCCTCGAATTCACCGATCTGGAAGAGCTGGAGGCCAACGGCGCCGCCGCCCTGCTGGCCAGCGTCGTCGCCGACTGCGGCCGCATCCACGAGGCCCTCTACCAGACCTTTGTCGCCTACCCGCTCGAGATGAGGCTGCCGGCCTGATGCTGCTCGATATCCGCCACGTCACCCGCTACCACTACGAGCGCCCTATCCGGGAAAGCCTGATGGAGCTGCGCATGCAGCCCCAGAAGTCGATCCGCCAGCGGCTGATCAGCTTCGACCTGGAGCTCGAGCCCCGGGCCCAGCTGTTCAGCTACATCGACCCCTTCGGCAACGCCGTGCACCATTTCGACGTGCCCCAGCCGCACGACGAGCTGACCATCGTCGCCCGCGCCTGCGTCGAGACCCAGGACCCGCCGGAACTGCCCGAGCGCCTCGACCTCGGCGAATGGGACCGGCTGAAGAGCAGTTTTACCCAGGCTGAATGCTTCGACTTCCTGCATCCGCACGGCTTCACCCAGATGACCGCGGCCCTGCAGCAGTTCATGGAGTCCAAGGCGCTCGAGGCCAGCCAGATCCGCGACCCGCTGAGCCGCCTGCGCTACCTCAATCAGACGATCTATGCCTGCTTCGCCTACGAGCCCGGCGTCACCCGCGCCGACAGCCATATCGACGAGGCGCTCGCGCGCGGGGCCGGGGTCTGCCAGGACTTCGCCCACATCATGATCACCATCGCCCGCAGCTGGGGCCTGCCGGCCCGCTATGTCTCGGGCTATCTGTTCAACGACCGCAAACATGGCGACCGCTCCGACCCCGACGCCACCCATGCCTGGGTCGAGGTCTTCCTGCCGTCCCACCGCTGGGTCGGCTTCGACCCGACCAACAACATGCTGACCTGCGAGCGCCACGTCGCCGTCGCCATCGGCCGCGACTACGGCGACGTCCCGCCCTCGCGCGGTGTCTACAAAGGCGATAGCGAAAGCCACCTCGCTGTCGATGTCGCGGTCACCAAGGCCAAGTCGGCGGTGTCGGAACCGGAGTTCTTCCACCTCCCCCGCCCGACCTTCCGCGGCGGCCGCCGCAGGGGCGTCGACGCCTTCCGCGAAGAACAGCAGCAGCAACAGCAGCAGCAGTAGTAGTGGGGCCGCAGCGCACTCGACCCATCACAAGTCCTTCTCCCGCTTGTCGGGAGAAGGTGGCCCCTGAAGGGGGTCGGATGAGGGCAGCGCCGGCTCCGGCCGACTATCGCCCCGCCGCCATCCGAATGGTGTCCAATACCTTAGCGGTATCGCTGCCGATCTCGGCATTCTTGAACCGCAGCACCCGATACCCGGCGATCCGCAAACGTGCGTCCCGCTCCCGATCGTAGGCGCTGTCCTCATGCGTCGGCCCGTCGGCCCGTCGGCCTCGACGATCAGCTTGACCTCAAAACACAAGAAGTCGGCGATATACCCAGCAATAGGAACCTGCCGCCGAAACTTCAGGCCGGCCAGCTTCCGCCCTCGCAGGTGCTTCCACAGCCAAGCCTCAGTCGAGGTCGGCTCCTGCCGCATCACCCTTGCCCTGATCTGGTTCTGCATAGTGAACATAACAAGAACATTGATCTTTGAAGCGCCACTCGTCAAGAGCTGGCGCTGCCCTCATCCGACCCCCTTCGGGGGCCACCTTCTCCCGACAAGCGGGAGAAGGAACCGAGGTCCATCTTTGACCTTCCCTCGCCGATCTGCGGTATAATGGTCCCGCCGCTTCGATAGCGGCGCGGCCACGGGGGGGTCTCAACGCCATGTTTGTCGGACATTACGCCGCCGCCCTGGCCGCCAAGGCCGTCGAGCCTCGCGCCCCGCTCTGGACCCTGGTCGCCGGGGCCCAGCTCGTCGACATCGGCTGGGCCGGCCTGGTGATGGCCGGCGTCGAGAAGATCCGCTTCAACCCCGATCTGCCGGGCAGCCCGCTCGAACTCTACCACATGCCCTGGACCCACAGCCTGCCGGCCGCCGTCCTCTGGTCGCTCGCCGCCCTGGCCCTCTGCAAGTGGTTACTGCGCCTGCCCTGGGGCGCCTGTATCGCCGTCGGCCTGGTGGTGTTCAGCCACTGGGCGCTCGACTTCCTGGTCCACCGGCCGGACCTCGAACTGTGGATGGGCGGTCCCAAGGTCGGCCTTGGCTGGTGGGACTATCCCGACGCCGAGAAGACCCTGGAGATGGGCCTCATCGCCCTGACCGGCGGCGCCTGGCTGTGGAGCCGCGGGGCCTGGTCCCGCTCCCCCTGGCCGGCCCTGCTGTTCATCGCCTTCCTCGTCGTGCTGCAGATCGTCGCCGGCCTGACCGTGCCGACCGGCTCCACCGTCGCCTACGGCCGAACCGCGCTCATCGTCTTCCTGGTGGTCGTCGGCGTCGCGGCCCTGGTCGACCTCGGAAAGCCCAAACCGCAACCGGCCTGAACCCGCATTACCAAGGTTTCACTGGACCTTGGACGAGCCCGTGTCGTTAGTAGTAGTTATGACTACTAACAACGACACGCCCGAAGCAGCCCTCGCCGGCCTGGGCTTCACCGACACCGAGGCCCGCCTCTACTGCGAGCTGGTCCGCTCCGGCCCGGCCACCGGCTACCGCCTGGCCAAGGCCATCGGCAAGGCCCCGGCCAACACCTACCAGGCCCTCGAAGCCCTCTCCCAGAAGGGCGCGGTGCTGACCGAGGATGCCGAGGCCAAGACCTGGCGCGCCGCCCCGCCCGCCGAGCTGGTCAGCGCCCTCGACGCCGCCCATGCCCGCCGGAGCGCCGCCGCCCTCGACGCCCTGAGCCGCCTGCCCGCCGCCGCCGGCGACGCCCGCCTCTACGCCCTGCGCACGCCCCAGCAGGCCTACGCCCGCGCACGGGCGATGATCGCCGCCGCCCGCGAGGCCATCCTCTTCGACCTCTCCCCCGAACCCTTCGAACTATTGAAAGCCGCCCTCGAACAGGCGGCCGCTCAGGGGGTCACCGTCGCCGGACTGATCTACGCCCCCTCGGCCACCACCCTGACCACCGTCCAGTCCGCCTCGGCCGAACTGGTCAACAGCCGCTGGCCCGGCCAACAGATCACCATCGTCGCCGACGCCCGCGAACAGCTGACCGCCCTCATCGCCCCCGGCGGCGAGACCCTCACCCAGGGTGTCGCCAGCGACAGTCCCTTCCTTGCCTGCCTGCAGCACAGCGGCCTCTCCGCCGAGCTGCGCCTGCAGCGCGCCGCCCCCGCCCACGATCCCCTCGCCCACCTCTCGCTGCTGGCCCTGCGCCCGCCCGGCCTGCGCGACCTCATCGGAGAAGCCGAATGATCCGCCTCTCAACCTTCACTGCGGCCGCCATCCTGGCCTTCGCCGCCCTCCCCGCCCGGGCCGACGAGCTCTCCGACCTCAAGGACCGCTATATCGCCTGGCGCGGCGGCCCCGCCTTCCAGCGCGCCGTCGGCGTCGAGGCCGAGGGGACCGGCGCGGTCGGGGCCTACGGCGGCCCCGCGCACCGCTGGCAGGCCGGCGACCGGATCCGCGAGCGCGTCGAGTTCGGCAGCCTGAAGACCGACACCTACGTCGGCCCGGCCGCCGCCTGGAGCGTCACCCTCAGCGGCCAGATCGAGACGCCCTCGGCCGCCGAGCAGGCCGCCGCCCGCCGCCGGGCCCTGCTGACCTTCGACGACGCCCTGCAGGGGGCCGGTGGGGCCCGGGTCACGCTCGGCCAGACCGAAACCCTCGACGGCCGCACGGTCCAGGCCCTGCACATCAGCTTCGGCGACGCCGACGGCTACGACCTGCTGATCGATCCCGGGACCGGCGAACTGGTCGCCCAGCGCCAGCTGGAGGACCAGCGCATCACCTTGGTCCGCTACGCCGACTGGCGAAAGGTCGAGGGCGTGCTCATGCCGTTCAGGGAGACCCAGCGCACCGCCGACGATCCGCTCGAACAGGCCCTGACCTTCAGCCGCATGGACCTCAACCCCCGGCTCGCCGACGCCACCTGGGCCAGGCCCGCCCCGGTCCGCATCTACGGCTTCGACCAAGGCGCCAAACGCACCGAGCCGCTGGCCTTCGACTTTTATCTGGGCTCGCGCATCTACATCCCCGCCACCGTCAACGGCCAGGCCACCCACGTCCTGCTCGACAGCGGCGCCGAGACCACCGTCATCGACAAGGCCTGGGCCGAAAAGATGGGCATCAGGCCCAGCGCCGCCGTCGTCGCCGTCGGCACCGGCGGGCGGCAAGAGGCCCAGTTGGCCAGCGGCGTCACCATTCGCATCGGCGCGATGGAGTTGAAGAACATCACGGTCGCCCTCATCGATCTGTCCGCCATCGAGAAGCTCATTGGGCGACCGTTGCCCGTCGTCCTCGGCAAGGAGGTGTTCAACGAACTGGTCGTCGACCTCGACTTCGAGGGCAAGACCATCGCCTTCCACGACCCCCTGGTCTTCCAGGCCCCGGCCGGCGCGATCGAGACCCCGGTGATCATGGCGGGTGGCATCCGCTCCGTGCCGGTCTCGGTCGAGGGCAGGCCGCCGGTGCAGTTCGACTTCGACATCGGCAACGGCGGCCCGCTGATCGTCTATTCCGCCTACTGGAAGGCCAATGGCCTGCTGGCCGACGGGCGGGCAAAGTCGAAGACCCTGTCCGGCGCGGTCGGCGGCCTGCGGGAACAGCAGGTGGCGACGGTCCACAGCCTGACCTTCGGCGGCGCCACCTTCAGCGACATCCCCACCGTCTTCACCGACGACCGGGGCGAGAGCGCCGAAAGCAACCGCACCCTGGGCAACATCGGCCTGCCGATCCTGTCGCGCTTCCGGATGTACGCCGACTTCAGCCACGACCGGCTGTTCCTGCAGCCGACCGCCGCCGTCGCCAATCCCTTCCCCCGGGACCTGACCGGCCTGCGGATGCAGCCCGGCGCCGACAAGGCCAAGGTGCTGATGGTCGCTCCCGGCTCCCCGGCCGAGGCGGCCGGCATGGCGGCGGGCGAAGTCGTCATCGCCATCGACGGCGCGCCGCTGAAGGAGGCGGGCTTAGGCGCCCTGCGCACCAAGCCGGCCGGGGCGACGCTGAAGATCACCACCGAGGCCGGCAAGACCTATGACCTGATGCTGAAGGCCTACTACTGACCGCGCGTTACGCGCTAACCATCGCCAGCCACTCGTCCTCGGTCATCACCTGGATGCCCAGCTCGGTCGCCGTCTTCAGCTTGGAGCCGGCGCCGGGTCCGGCGACGACGAGGTCGGTCTTCTTGGACACCGATGACGAGACCTTGGCCCCGAGCGCCTCGGCCTGGGCCTTGGCCTCGTCGCGGGTCATCCGTTCAAGGGCGCCGGTGAAGACCACAGTCTTGCCGGCCACCGCCGTGTCGGTCTTCGGCTTCTCCGCGTCCTGGACGGTCAGCTGGTCATGCAGCCGCTGGACCATGCCCCGGTTGTGATCCTCGGCGAAGAAGGCCGCCGCCGCCTCGATGACCGCGTCGCCGATCTGGTCCAGCGCATCCAGTTCGGCGATGGCCTCCGGGTCGCGGGCCGCCACCTTGTCCATGGCGCTGAGGAACTCGGCGGCGCTGCCATAGCCGCGGGCCATGACCAGCGCCGTCTGTTCTCCGATGTGACGGATGCCCAGCCCATAGATGAAGCGGTCCAGCGGAATGGTCCGCCGGCTCTCGATGGCCGCCAGCAGGTTGGCGACACTGGTCTCCCCGGCCCGATCGCGGTCCTTGAGCTTCTTGAGGGAGGTCTTGTCCCGTTCTTCCAGCAGGAAGATGTCGGCCGGTTCCCGGATCATCCCGTCGTCGAAGAAGCCCTGCAGCTGCTTCTCCCCCAGGCCCTCGATGTCGAAGGCCCGTCGGGAGACGAAGTGCTTCAGGTGCTCGATCCGCTGGAACGGACAGGCCAGCTCGCCGGTGCAGCGCCGCACCACCGTCTCGGCCCCGCTGGCCGTGGTCTCGCGGGCCAGCGGCGTCTTCAGGGGACAGGGGCAGTGGTCCGGGAAGGCGAAGGGCTCGGCCCCCTCCGGGCGCGCTTCGAGGATGGCTCCGACGATCTGCGGGATGACGTCGCCGGCCCGCTGGACGATCACCGTGTCGCCGACCCGCAGGTCCTTGCGGGCGATCTCGTCGGCGTTGTGCAGGGTGGCGTTGGTCACCGAGACGCCGCCGACCGTCACGGGCCTCAGCCGCGCCACCGGCGTCACCGCCCCGGTGCGGCCGACCTGCAGGTCGATGGCTTCCAGCACCGTCCGCGCCTGCTCGGCCGGGAACTTGCGGGCGATGCCCCAGCGCGGGGCTCGGGAGACGAAGCCCAGGCGCCGCTGCCAGTCGAGGTTGTCGACCTTGTAGACCACGCCATCGATGTCGTAGCCGAGGTTCGGCCGCGCCGCCTCCATGGCCGCGTAGGCGGCCAGCAACCCTTCGGCGCCCTCGACGCAGACCGACTGCGGGGTGGTCTGGAAGCCCCAGCTCTTGAGCTTCTCCAGCGCCTCCCACTGGCTGTCGGCGAATTTCTCGCTGAGCAGGCCCCAGGCGTAGGCGAAAAACTTCAGCGGCCGCCTGGCCGTGATCGTGCTGTCGATCTGGCGCAGTGAGCCGGCCGCCGCGTTGCGCGGGTTGGCGTAGGTCTTGTCGCCGGCCTCGGTGGCGGCGGCGTTGAGCGCAGCAAACTCTGCATGGCCCAGATAGACCTCGCCCCGCACCTCGATCACCTCGGGCCAGCCCGACCCGGCCAGCTTGTGCGGGATGTCCCTGATGGTCAGCAGGTTGGCCGTGACGTCCTCGCCGACCCGCCCGTCGCCGCGCGTGGCCCCCTGGACCAAGACGCCCTTCTCATAGCGGATCGAAGCCGACAGCCCGTCGATCTTGGGCTCGGCCGTGTAGCGGATCGGCGTCTCATCAAGCTTCAGGAACCGCCGGATCCGCGCATCGAACTCCAGCGCGTCCTCGTCGGAGAAGGCGTTGTCGAGGCTGAGCATCGGCGTGCCGTGCGTCACCGGCGAAAACTGCTCGGCCCGCGGCGCGCCCACCCGCGTGGACGGCGAATTCTCACGGATCAGGTGCGGAAAACGGTCCTCGATGTCGAGGTTGCGCCGCTTGAGGGCGTCGTAGTCAGCGTCGCTGATCGTCGGGGCGTCGTCGCGATGATAGGCCAGGTCATGCCGCGTGATCTCATCGGCAAGCCGGGTGAGTTCTTCAACGGCTTGGGCTTCGGTCAGGTCGTCGACGGGGATCATGACTCGTTTCTAGCCGCTCGGGTTTCCCCGCGCGAGACCTCCTTCCCCGAATGGGGAGGGAGGTCAGGCGCTGATCAGCGCCCGCGCCGCCGCCCGGGCTTCCGGCGTCACCGCGGCGCCCGACAGCATGCGGGCGATCTCTTCCTCGCGGGCGTCGGGGGACAGGGTTTCGACCGAGGTGCGGGTCTTTTCGCTATCGCCGGCCTTGGCAATGCGCCAGTGGGCGTCGCCGCGCGCGGCCACCTGAGGGCTATGGGTCACCACCAGCACCTGGGCGCCGGCGGCCAGGCGTTTGAGGCGCAGGCCGACCGCGTCGGCCACGGCGCCGCCGACCCCCTGATCGACCTCGTCGAAGATCATCAGCGGCTGGGCATCGTCACGGCCGGCCAGGGCCGCCTTCAGCGCCAGGGCGAAACGGGCCAGCTCGCCGCCTGAGGCGATGGCCTCCAGCGGTCCGAACGGCGCGCCGGGGTTGGTGCTGATCTCGAAGGCGACGCGGTCGAGGCCCAGGGGCCCGGCGCGCTCAATGGCCATTTCCTCGACGGCGACCTGGAAGCGGGCCTTCTCCAGCTTCAGGGGGCCGAGTTCAGCCATCACCCCGGCGGCCAGGCGGTCGCCGGCGGCGCGGCGTTCGGCCGACAGCCGGCGGGCGGCGGTGAAGTAGGCGTCGCGAGCCCAGTCCTCGGCCGCCTCGGCCTCCTTGAGGGCGTCGGCGTTGCTTTCGATGGCCGCCAGGTCCTTGGCGAACTTCACCCGCAGATCGGGCAGGTCTTCCACCGCGCAGGACAGCTTGCGGGCCATGGCGCGCAGGGCGAACAATCGCTCCTCGGCCTGTTCCAGGCGTTGCGGATCCAGTTCGAAGGCGTCGGCGGCGGCGTCGATGGCGGCGGCCGCCTCCTCCGCTTCGTTGACGGCCCGGTCGATGATCTCCTGCGCCGCCGTCAGCCGGGTCAGGGCCGCGCCGCCATCGCCGGCGCCGGCCTGCACCGCCCGCTCGCGGGCCCGCTCCAGGGCCCGGAAGGCTGTCGCCAGGCGGCTGCCGATCTGGCCGGCCTCGATGGCCTCGCGGGCGGCGGAGATGTCGGCCAGGGCCTTCTCGGCGGCGCCCAGCAGGGCCCGCTCCTCGGCCAGCTCCGTCTCCTCCCCGAGGCGCGGGGCCAGCTGGTCCAGCTCCGACAGCCGCAGGGTGATCTCCTCGACCTCGGCGGCCGCCCGGTCGGCCTTTTCGCGCAGGGCCTTCAGGGCCTCGCGCGCCGACCGCCAACCGCTCCAGGCGGCGGTGACGGCCTCCACCGAAACCTGGCCAAAGTTGTCGAGCAGGCGGCCGTGGGTGCGGGCGTCGAGCAGGCCGACCGTCTCGTGCTGGCCATGCACCTCGAGCAGCAGCCCGCCGATCTCCTTGAGGGTGGCGACGCTGGTCGCCTGGTCGTTGACGAAGGCGCGGGACCGGCCGTCGGCCGACAGCTGGCGACGCAGCACCAGATCCTCATAGGGCGAATAGTCGAGGCCCTTCTCTTCGAGCAGGCCCCAGACCGCATGATCGGCTGGCAGCGCGAACATGGCGGTCGCCGCCGCCTGCGCCGCACCACGCCGCACCAGGCCGGCGTCGGCGCGGGCTCCGGTGGCCAGCCC
The nucleotide sequence above comes from Caulobacter sp. NIBR1757. Encoded proteins:
- a CDS encoding transglutaminase family protein — encoded protein: MLLDIRHVTRYHYERPIRESLMELRMQPQKSIRQRLISFDLELEPRAQLFSYIDPFGNAVHHFDVPQPHDELTIVARACVETQDPPELPERLDLGEWDRLKSSFTQAECFDFLHPHGFTQMTAALQQFMESKALEASQIRDPLSRLRYLNQTIYACFAYEPGVTRADSHIDEALARGAGVCQDFAHIMITIARSWGLPARYVSGYLFNDRKHGDRSDPDATHAWVEVFLPSHRWVGFDPTNNMLTCERHVAVAIGRDYGDVPPSRGVYKGDSESHLAVDVAVTKAKSAVSEPEFFHLPRPTFRGGRRRGVDAFREEQQQQQQQQ
- a CDS encoding DUF559 domain-containing protein, which codes for MRIAGYRVLRFKNAEIGSDTAKVLDTIRMAAGR
- a CDS encoding helix-turn-helix domain-containing protein, with the translated sequence MTTNNDTPEAALAGLGFTDTEARLYCELVRSGPATGYRLAKAIGKAPANTYQALEALSQKGAVLTEDAEAKTWRAAPPAELVSALDAAHARRSAAALDALSRLPAAAGDARLYALRTPQQAYARARAMIAAAREAILFDLSPEPFELLKAALEQAAAQGVTVAGLIYAPSATTLTTVQSASAELVNSRWPGQQITIVADAREQLTALIAPGGETLTQGVASDSPFLACLQHSGLSAELRLQRAAPAHDPLAHLSLLALRPPGLRDLIGEAE
- a CDS encoding retropepsin-like aspartic protease — translated: MIRLSTFTAAAILAFAALPARADELSDLKDRYIAWRGGPAFQRAVGVEAEGTGAVGAYGGPAHRWQAGDRIRERVEFGSLKTDTYVGPAAAWSVTLSGQIETPSAAEQAAARRRALLTFDDALQGAGGARVTLGQTETLDGRTVQALHISFGDADGYDLLIDPGTGELVAQRQLEDQRITLVRYADWRKVEGVLMPFRETQRTADDPLEQALTFSRMDLNPRLADATWARPAPVRIYGFDQGAKRTEPLAFDFYLGSRIYIPATVNGQATHVLLDSGAETTVIDKAWAEKMGIRPSAAVVAVGTGGRQEAQLASGVTIRIGAMELKNITVALIDLSAIEKLIGRPLPVVLGKEVFNELVVDLDFEGKTIAFHDPLVFQAPAGAIETPVIMAGGIRSVPVSVEGRPPVQFDFDIGNGGPLIVYSAYWKANGLLADGRAKSKTLSGAVGGLREQQVATVHSLTFGGATFSDIPTVFTDDRGESAESNRTLGNIGLPILSRFRMYADFSHDRLFLQPTAAVANPFPRDLTGLRMQPGADKAKVLMVAPGSPAEAAGMAAGEVVIAIDGAPLKEAGLGALRTKPAGATLKITTEAGKTYDLMLKAYY
- the ligA gene encoding NAD-dependent DNA ligase LigA, with amino-acid sequence MIPVDDLTEAQAVEELTRLADEITRHDLAYHRDDAPTISDADYDALKRRNLDIEDRFPHLIRENSPSTRVGAPRAEQFSPVTHGTPMLSLDNAFSDEDALEFDARIRRFLKLDETPIRYTAEPKIDGLSASIRYEKGVLVQGATRGDGRVGEDVTANLLTIRDIPHKLAGSGWPEVIEVRGEVYLGHAEFAALNAAATEAGDKTYANPRNAAAGSLRQIDSTITARRPLKFFAYAWGLLSEKFADSQWEALEKLKSWGFQTTPQSVCVEGAEGLLAAYAAMEAARPNLGYDIDGVVYKVDNLDWQRRLGFVSRAPRWGIARKFPAEQARTVLEAIDLQVGRTGAVTPVARLRPVTVGGVSVTNATLHNADEIARKDLRVGDTVIVQRAGDVIPQIVGAILEARPEGAEPFAFPDHCPCPLKTPLARETTASGAETVVRRCTGELACPFQRIEHLKHFVSRRAFDIEGLGEKQLQGFFDDGMIREPADIFLLEERDKTSLKKLKDRDRAGETSVANLLAAIESRRTIPLDRFIYGLGIRHIGEQTALVMARGYGSAAEFLSAMDKVAARDPEAIAELDALDQIGDAVIEAAAAFFAEDHNRGMVQRLHDQLTVQDAEKPKTDTAVAGKTVVFTGALERMTRDEAKAQAEALGAKVSSSVSKKTDLVVAGPGAGSKLKTATELGIQVMTEDEWLAMVSA
- the recN gene encoding DNA repair protein RecN is translated as MLIGLTIRDVVLIEQLDLNFGPGLTALTGETGAGKSIILDALGLATGARADAGLVRRGAAQAAATAMFALPADHAVWGLLEEKGLDYSPYEDLVLRRQLSADGRSRAFVNDQATSVATLKEIGGLLLEVHGQHETVGLLDARTHGRLLDNFGQVSVEAVTAAWSGWRSAREALKALREKADRAAAEVEEITLRLSELDQLAPRLGEETELAEERALLGAAEKALADISAAREAIEAGQIGSRLATAFRALERARERAVQAGAGDGGAALTRLTAAQEIIDRAVNEAEEAAAAIDAAADAFELDPQRLEQAEERLFALRAMARKLSCAVEDLPDLRVKFAKDLAAIESNADALKEAEAAEDWARDAYFTAARRLSAERRAAGDRLAAGVMAELGPLKLEKARFQVAVEEMAIERAGPLGLDRVAFEISTNPGAPFGPLEAIASGGELARFALALKAALAGRDDAQPLMIFDEVDQGVGGAVADAVGLRLKRLAAGAQVLVVTHSPQVAARGDAHWRIAKAGDSEKTRTSVETLSPDAREEEIARMLSGAAVTPEARAAARALISA